In Penicillium psychrofluorescens genome assembly, chromosome: 5, a single window of DNA contains:
- a CDS encoding uncharacterized protein (ID:PFLUO_008329-T1.cds;~source:funannotate): MPTGSVIRSQQQHKVFVASSDDSKICVVMVGLPARGKSLIAGKAMRYLGWVGIPARVFNVGSYRRHNTPQPAATFFDPHNEEGERMRRVAAEAAMSDMLKWFQSGKGVVAILDATNSTKERRAWIYEKCRQADIETLFVESICDDEDLIMTNILEVKTTSPDYKGQDPEASAQDFRTRIRNYEKAYETIDDHEKHFTYVKLINVGSTVIINQIKDYLSSRLVYYIQNLHIKPRSIWLSRHGESEFNLTGRIGGDSNISERGERYARALPSLLQKSGVPPNTKSVIWTSTLKRTIQSARHLKAETGYEKLEWKALDELDSGVCDGLTYEQIAEKYPEDFAARDEDKYNYRYRGGESYRDVVIRLEPIIMELERSENVIIVTHQAVLRCIYSYFMNVPQEKSPWMEVPLHTLIKLTPRAYGTEEQRFKADIPAVSTWRGKGTSAKHQEFPKEGEPKEEGGSKEEGGGR; the protein is encoded by the exons AAGATCTGTGTGGTGATGGTTGGCTTGCCGGCCCGAGGCAAGAGTCTCATTGCTGGCAAGG CCATGCGTTACCTGGGCTGGGTGGGCATCCCAGCGCGTGTCTTCAACGTGGGCAGCTATCGCCGTCACAACACGCCCCAGCCTGCCGCCACCTTCTTCGATCCTCACAACGAAGAAGGCGAGCGTATGCGCCGGGTCGCCGCTGAGGCTGCCATGTCCGACATGCTCAAGTGGTTCCAGTCCGGCAAGGGCGTCGTCGCTATCCTGGATGCGACCAACTCCACCAAGGAGCGGCGTGCATGGATCTATGAGAAGTGCCGCCAGGCCGACATTGAGACTCTCTTTGTAGAGTCCATCTgcgacgacgaggacctGATCATGACCAATATCCTCGAGGTCAAGACGACCTCCCCAGACTACAAGGGCCAGGACCCCGAGGCTTCTGCGCAGGACTTCCGCACTCGCATTCGCAACTATGAGAAGGCCTACGAGACTATCGACGACCATGAGAAACACTTCACCTACGTCAAGCTCATCAACGTTGGCTccaccgtcatcatcaaccagaTCAAGGACTACCTCTCCAGCCGGCTAGTGTACTACATCCAGAACCTCCACATCAAGCCCCGCTCGATCTGGCTGTCTCGT CACGGCGAGTCCGAATTTAACCTGACAGGCCGTATCGGCGGCGACTCCAACATCTCAGAGCGCGGCGAGCGGTACGCGAGGGCCCTgccctccctcctccagaaATCCGGCGTCCCCCCAAACACGAAGAGCGTCATCTGGACCTCAACCCTCAAACGCACGATCCAATCAGCCCGCCACCTGAAAGCCGAAACCGGCTACGAGAAGCTGGAATGGAAAGCGCTGGACGAGCTAGACTCGGGCGTCTGCGACGGGCTGACCTATGAACAAATCGCCGAGAAGTACCCGGAGGATTTTGCCGCCCGCGACGAGGACAAGTACAACTACCGGTACCGGGGCGGCGAGTCCTACCGCGACGTGGTGATCCGTCTCGAACCCATCAtcatggagctggagcgctCCGAGAACGTTATCATCGTCACTCACCAGGCTGTTCTGCGCTGCATCTATTCATATTTCATGAATGTGCCCCAGGAGAAGAGTCCCTGGATGGAGGTTCCACTGCACACGCTGATCAAGCTCACTCCCCGCGCTTATgggacggaggagcagcgcTTCAAGGCTGATATTCCGGCTGTGTCGACTTGGAGGGGAAAAGGGACGTCAGCGAAGCATCAAGAGTTCCCCAAAGAGGGTGAGCCAAAGGAGGAGGGCGGGTCCAAGGaggagggtggtgggaggTAA